In Modestobacter versicolor, a single genomic region encodes these proteins:
- the allB gene encoding allantoinase AllB has product MSSAFVVRAQRVVLPDGERPAAVHVQDGVVAAVSGFDDAGDHPVTLADDEVLLPGLVDSHVHVNEPGRTEWEGFASATRAAAAGGITTIVDMPLNSIPPTVTVKALHVKRQVAQGQVSVDVAFWGGAVPGNASQLPRLLADGAVGVKCFLLDSGVPEFPPLDDAGLRAALTALAEVDGLLIAHCEDDDVIDAAPDAGGRSYADFLASRPEAAEETAIGRLIAAARDTGARVHVVHLADAGALPMLRAARAEGVRITVETCPHYLTFSAEEVPDGDTSYKCCPPIREAAHREALWTALAEGDIDLVVSDHSPCTPELKRLDVGDFALAWGGIAGLQVTLPVVWSGARARGLALGDVVRWMSAAPARLTGLTGKGAIAVGKDADLVAFAPDERWSVTRLHHRNPVTPYAGRELTGVVRRTWLRGQLLEDGGAPLGRLISPPRGH; this is encoded by the coding sequence GTGAGCAGCGCGTTCGTGGTTCGGGCGCAGCGGGTGGTGCTCCCCGACGGCGAGCGGCCGGCGGCGGTGCACGTGCAGGACGGCGTGGTCGCCGCGGTGAGCGGGTTCGACGACGCCGGCGACCACCCGGTCACCCTGGCCGACGACGAGGTGCTCCTCCCCGGCCTCGTCGACAGCCACGTGCACGTCAACGAGCCGGGCCGCACCGAGTGGGAGGGCTTCGCCTCCGCCACCCGGGCCGCGGCCGCCGGTGGCATCACCACGATCGTGGACATGCCGCTCAACTCGATCCCGCCCACGGTCACCGTCAAGGCGTTGCACGTGAAACGACAGGTGGCGCAGGGGCAGGTGAGCGTCGACGTCGCGTTCTGGGGCGGTGCGGTGCCCGGCAACGCGAGCCAGCTGCCGCGGCTGCTCGCCGACGGCGCGGTCGGCGTGAAGTGCTTCCTGCTCGACTCCGGGGTGCCCGAGTTCCCGCCCCTGGACGACGCCGGGCTGCGCGCCGCGCTCACCGCGCTCGCCGAGGTCGACGGCCTGCTCATCGCGCACTGCGAGGACGACGACGTGATCGACGCAGCGCCGGACGCGGGTGGGCGCAGCTACGCCGACTTCCTGGCCTCCCGGCCGGAGGCCGCCGAGGAGACGGCGATCGGCCGGCTGATCGCCGCGGCCCGGGACACCGGCGCGCGGGTGCACGTCGTCCACCTGGCCGACGCAGGGGCACTGCCGATGCTGCGGGCCGCGCGCGCCGAGGGCGTGCGGATCACCGTGGAGACCTGCCCGCACTACCTGACCTTCAGCGCCGAGGAGGTGCCCGACGGCGACACCTCGTACAAGTGCTGCCCGCCGATCCGGGAGGCCGCGCACCGCGAGGCGCTCTGGACGGCGCTGGCCGAGGGCGACATCGACCTGGTGGTCAGCGACCACTCGCCGTGCACCCCGGAGCTCAAACGGCTCGACGTGGGTGACTTCGCGCTGGCCTGGGGCGGCATCGCCGGGCTCCAGGTGACCCTGCCGGTGGTGTGGAGCGGTGCCCGCGCGCGGGGCCTGGCGCTCGGCGACGTCGTCCGCTGGATGTCCGCGGCGCCGGCCCGGCTCACCGGGCTGACCGGCAAGGGGGCGATCGCGGTGGGCAAGGACGCCGACCTGGTCGCGTTCGCGCCCGACGAGCGGTGGAGCGTCACCCGGCTGCACCACCGCAACCCGGTCACGCCCTATGCCGGCCGCGAGCTGACCGGGGTGGTGCGCCGGACCTGGCTGCGCGGGCAGCTGCTCGAGGACGGCGGAGCACCCCTCGGCCGGCTGATCAGCCCGCCGAGGGGGCACTGA
- a CDS encoding urease accessory protein UreD has product MRTLVEVVARCDARGRTVLPVVRASGQYAVRRTGPTTVHLVATAFGPLGGDDAEIRLVVEAGARLSVRSVAAAVVLPARGESPPSRQLVRAEVAGALDLAPEPTVVTARAVHLAELSADVADGGVLTATEQVLLGRVGEAPGRWTGTTRVVCEGRPVLHTAVGLGPGAPAWLPPVAPRAYVSTVAVGDPRPEVETGVDAVRLPLPGGWVATAWAGELHDAVDRLASVTRDPQLVEVTR; this is encoded by the coding sequence ATGAGGACGCTGGTGGAGGTGGTCGCGCGCTGCGACGCGCGCGGCCGCACGGTGCTCCCGGTGGTCCGGGCCAGCGGGCAGTACGCCGTCCGCCGGACCGGGCCGACCACGGTGCACCTGGTCGCGACGGCGTTCGGCCCGCTGGGCGGCGACGACGCGGAGATCCGGCTGGTCGTCGAGGCGGGTGCGCGGCTGAGCGTGCGCTCAGTCGCGGCCGCCGTGGTGCTGCCCGCCCGCGGGGAGTCGCCGCCCTCCCGCCAGCTGGTGCGCGCGGAAGTGGCCGGCGCGCTGGACCTCGCGCCGGAGCCGACCGTGGTCACCGCGCGGGCCGTCCACCTCGCCGAGCTGTCCGCCGACGTCGCCGACGGTGGGGTGCTGACCGCGACCGAGCAGGTGCTGCTCGGCCGCGTGGGGGAGGCACCCGGGCGCTGGACCGGTACGACCCGCGTCGTGTGCGAAGGTCGGCCGGTGCTGCACACCGCCGTCGGGCTCGGCCCCGGTGCGCCGGCCTGGCTCCCGCCGGTCGCCCCGCGCGCCTACGTCTCCACGGTCGCGGTGGGCGACCCTCGACCCGAGGTCGAGACCGGGGTCGACGCCGTCCGGCTGCCGTTGCCCGGCGGCTGGGTGGCCACCGCGTGGGCCGGCGAGCTGCACGACGCGGTGGACCGGCTGGCGTCGGTCACCCGTGACCCGCAACTGGTGGAGGTGACCCGGTGA
- the ureG gene encoding urease accessory protein UreG: MPPDHNLDDYVDPYSPGHRHGGPLRVGLGGPVGSGKTALAAALCRTLGGEYDLAVVTNDIYTTEDADFLRRNAVLPDDRIEAVQTGCCPHTAIRDDITANLDAVELLESRHPGLELVFVESGGDNLTASFSYGLVDVQVFVVDVAGGDKVPRKGGPGVTASDLLVVNKTDLAPLVGADLGVMRRDADAVRGSKPTLLISLREDPTAAAVAEWVREQVRTKALQTTS, encoded by the coding sequence ACGGCGGTCCGCTGCGGGTCGGGCTCGGCGGCCCGGTGGGCTCCGGCAAGACGGCGCTGGCCGCCGCGCTGTGCCGGACGCTGGGCGGCGAGTACGACCTCGCCGTCGTCACCAACGACATCTACACGACCGAGGACGCCGACTTCCTGCGCCGCAACGCCGTGCTGCCCGACGACCGGATCGAGGCGGTGCAGACCGGTTGCTGCCCGCACACCGCGATACGCGACGACATCACCGCCAACCTCGACGCCGTCGAGCTGCTGGAGTCCCGGCACCCGGGCCTGGAGCTGGTGTTCGTCGAGTCCGGTGGCGACAACCTGACGGCGTCGTTCAGCTACGGGCTGGTCGACGTGCAGGTGTTCGTCGTCGACGTGGCCGGCGGGGACAAGGTGCCGCGCAAGGGCGGCCCCGGGGTCACCGCATCGGACCTGCTGGTGGTGAACAAGACCGATCTCGCGCCGCTGGTGGGCGCCGACCTCGGCGTGATGCGCCGGGACGCCGACGCGGTGCGCGGCAGCAAGCCCACGCTGCTCATCTCGCTCCGGGAGGACCCGACGGCCGCGGCCGTCGCGGAGTGGGTGCGCGAGCAGGTGCGCACGAAGGCACTGCAGACCACCTCGTGA